In Paraburkholderia caribensis, a single window of DNA contains:
- the argJ gene encoding bifunctional glutamate N-acetyltransferase/amino-acid acetyltransferase ArgJ: MAVNFPSIDPAQLHPVAGVTLGWAEANIRKPNRKDVLVISVDEGATVAGVFTLNRFCAAPVSVCREHLERVRKGGKGIRALVVNTGNANAGTGEPGMAHARETCDELARLAGIAPEQVLPFSTGVILEPLPVDRLKAGLPAALANRQAAHWYDAAQAIMTTDTLPKAVSRQVKVDGHTVTLTGISKGAGMIKPNMATMLGFLAFDANVAQPVLDELVKYVADRSFNCVTIDGDTSTNDSFILIASGKSSLPAITSTDSPAYVALRDAVTETAQTLSQLIVRDGEGATKFMTVQVEGGSSVAECRQIAYAIGHSPLVKTAFYASDPNLGRILAAIGYAGVTDLDVGKIDLYLDDVLVAKAGGRNPEYKEEDGQRVMKKAEILIRVVLGRGDAQATIWTCDLSHDYVSINADYRS; the protein is encoded by the coding sequence ATGGCTGTCAATTTCCCCTCGATCGATCCCGCTCAACTCCATCCCGTCGCCGGCGTCACGCTAGGCTGGGCCGAGGCGAATATCCGCAAGCCGAACCGCAAGGACGTGCTCGTCATTTCCGTCGACGAAGGCGCGACGGTCGCGGGCGTGTTCACGTTGAACCGCTTTTGCGCAGCGCCCGTGTCGGTGTGCCGCGAGCACCTGGAGCGCGTGCGCAAGGGCGGCAAGGGTATTCGCGCGCTGGTCGTGAACACGGGCAATGCGAACGCGGGCACGGGCGAGCCGGGCATGGCACACGCGCGTGAGACGTGCGACGAACTCGCGCGCCTCGCGGGCATTGCGCCTGAGCAGGTGCTGCCGTTCTCGACGGGCGTGATTCTGGAGCCGCTGCCTGTCGATCGTCTGAAAGCCGGGTTGCCCGCCGCGCTGGCGAACCGTCAGGCTGCGCACTGGTACGACGCGGCGCAAGCCATCATGACTACGGACACGCTGCCGAAAGCCGTGTCGCGTCAGGTCAAGGTCGACGGCCACACGGTCACGCTGACGGGCATCAGCAAGGGCGCGGGCATGATCAAGCCGAACATGGCGACGATGCTCGGCTTCCTCGCATTCGACGCCAACGTCGCACAGCCGGTGCTCGACGAACTCGTCAAGTATGTCGCGGACCGCTCGTTCAACTGCGTGACGATCGACGGCGATACGTCGACCAACGACTCGTTCATCCTGATCGCATCGGGCAAGTCGAGCCTGCCCGCGATCACGTCCACGGATTCGCCCGCCTATGTCGCGTTGCGCGACGCCGTGACGGAGACGGCGCAGACGCTCTCGCAACTGATCGTGCGCGATGGCGAGGGCGCGACGAAGTTCATGACGGTGCAGGTCGAAGGCGGATCGAGTGTCGCCGAGTGCCGTCAGATCGCTTATGCGATCGGCCATTCGCCGCTCGTGAAGACGGCGTTCTACGCATCGGACCCGAACCTCGGCCGCATTCTGGCTGCGATCGGCTATGCGGGCGTGACGGACCTCGACGTCGGCAAGATCGACTTGTATCTGGACGATGTGCTGGTCGCGAAAGCGGGCGGACGCAACCCCGAGTACAAGGAAGAAGACGGACAGCGCGTGATGAAGAAGGCCGAAATCCTGATTCGCGTCGTGCTCGGCCGTGGCGATGCGCAAGCGACGATCTGGACGTGCGATCTGTCGCATGATTACGTGAGCATCAACGCCGACTACCGTTCCTGA